The Plutella xylostella chromosome Z, ilPluXylo3.1, whole genome shotgun sequence region ttttattaaacattttaattgcATTCAGGAACTTTTCCTTCTTCATTACAGTACATAACTCTGTTACAATGGTTTGAGAGGAGTCCTTTGTTTTAATCCTGTAGACATCTTTGATTTCGTGTTCCTGAAGTTCTACGTTTAGAGTCTTGCCAAGTGTCCTAACAAGGGAGCACAAGTTGTCCTTGGATTCGGTAGGTAGTTTAGGCACGTTTCTCATCTCAATACCAGATGATTTTGATTTTCGCTCTAGGAATTCGAGCCTGTCCTCAAGCTGGGTTATTTTAAGCTCATCAGCCTTTTTACCTGACTCTAGCTTTGTGATGCGCTCTAGGAACTCATCATATTTGTATGACATATGTTCGATGCTCTTCACAAGTTCGCTATTTTCTTCTTTCAGGTCTTTAATAGATGCCTGTAGGTCCCGAAAACGATGATCTTGCTCTTGGGAGAAGGCGGAGAACATATCCTTCATCATTGTTACTATGTAATGGGCATCCTCGCCCTCGAATATCCTTTTCTTTCGTTCCGCTGATTTGTTGCTACGAAGAGTTGAAATATCAGACTCAGACTCACAATGACGAAGCAAATTCGCACTGAGTCCTGTAGAAGTGGTTGCCGAGTTGATATGAGATTTAGTTGGTGATCTGTTAATCGGCATTTTCTCCTTAATTTATCGCTCAAGGCGCCGTAAACTATGAAGGCGATAAGGCAATGCCTTGGAAGCTATGCGTTGCGAAAAATGCGAAGCTATGTTAAGTTGTTCAGGCGCAAAAGAGTGCTAGCTTCGTGCGGTAGTTTTGGTAAATGGCATAAAAATATCGACCGGATTAATTACACTTTAGTTCAACAACAAAAGCACCATTCACGCACAAAATCAACTTTTGGGTAATGTTTTAGTTATAGTTATGCATATTGTAGAAGTATATACGGTTTGATTACACAAAAACTGATGTTAAACTTGTTTTTAGAATTAAAATGTAGCAGCAAAACAAAACACGTCTAACTCGAAGGGACTCCGCGCGGAGGGGGAAGGAAGAATAAGAGATTACTCGTATATCTAGTGTATCTCAGAAAAGGATACAAGCATTGATTTGATTTTACGTAACCCACCTTTAGTATGCTGTGTTGTAGTCCTTGTTTATCCCGAATAATCTGTATATGTGAGCTAAGAGGGTGCTTCACCGGTGGTCTGTTGTCTAGTTCATTCAGGGTGGTGGTTATTTTGCACCTTATGGCTTCTAGATATGTTAACATTGATCGTATCTGGAAAAGCAAGAAAGTTTTCATGTTATTGACCTGCCACCAGTGTCTTTATGCAATCACTGAATGCGTTAAATCCTAATAGAATCTatgttacttattatttaaattaattaacttacATGGTACAGTTTGTCTGCAACATTTTGTTGTGAGTCATCGTTGCCAAAGGTGGGTGTTTGTTGTATGGCCATTGAGAGTTTTTCTAGTCCttgtttagtttttcgttCTCTATCGATGTCTTTCTTTATTAACTGCTGAATCTTCATGAGAGCCTGTTGGTTACAATAACAATCTAAAGTCTACAAATTTTTcgtaaagtataaatataacttttatgaagtttgtacaatgttattatttttattattattgtttcttaTGGTAAGTAGTGCCTCTGTATTAAAGTGAAGTTAAAACAAACTTGTTGGTGGAGTAAtgaataaaactttattggaaACAACGCTCCTATTTCGTGCTTAGAGATCTTTATAGTTAGTAACTCATAATTCCTTAACAGGATGTCTCAAAATCGTGCTCATTAACAAGTTAACtgtattacactcacgagcaatgaaaaagttccagtgacatagcactAAATAagtcctaaacggaaaaaaactaacttaaagacgccgtctgcaatattcaAGTATTGAACAGCGCATCAAATACTACTAATTGAAAACGTATTTTAACCTTTAAGTATGGACGTCATTTTTTCTTAACACCAGTGCGGACGTGGAGCCTCACAGGCTCCTATATGcatacacttttttttttttatttgatataaGATTACTTTAAAACTGATTGGATATTGAATTTAAAGGatttagcaataaaataacgtgcttatgtaatcaaatattatttaaaaaaatatagaaatgtgAAAAATTCTAACTTATGGCAATTTTAAGTCCTAATTTACTGAGGCTACATTTTCTGGTATTAAAAACAGTCAAACTTATTACTATAACAAAATTAGTcttattttcttaaaatataatacataagtaaccGAAAACACAAAACACCTGCTTCAGGTaactattatataaaatattgaccACAGTCTAATAGCGCCAATTTATTGGGAGTCAATGCACAGAGGTCTAAAACACTTGGAGACACACAGGCAACACAAACATAGGTATTCATCCTATGTTTTTTCGCGGGACAGATTCTACATGCTCTTGTGGACCCTTGACTGGTTTCTTGATCCTGGACACCTTCTGTGACCATAATTATCATCACCTAAAACTCGATTCATTAATCAACCTCAGTTCTCTTGGCAATCGTCTATTTATATCGCATCTTTGCACATGAGGCACTACATGCACACGTGCTAGTTTTTTTAGAAATTACCTTTACCTTTAGAAGTACaagcattatttatttttcacattttgaaaaaaaaatctaaaaaaatcataatcggccatacaaaatatattgtatgaCAACAATGGACGTGTAGCCTGACAGGCTCCAGTCAATTTTTTGATGGTCATTACTCACGTGATATTCACCAGACGACTCAACCTCCTCCCTCATTGGTAATTTGGCAACTAAAACAAAAGCTACTGAGCCGCTCAATCGCGGGGAGCGGGGGGAAATAGGCAAAACTatgaaaacgtaaacattaGGTAGCCTGTGAGACTCCACGTCCATACTTAAAggttaaaataaatgtgtgAAAAAATTAAGGTCGTTTGgtggcattttgtgagtagaactttttcattgctcgtgagtgtagtacaGTTAACAGTGAACTTGTTAGCGAGATTTTTAATCGTCCTGTGCAGCGATTACAAGATGGAACATGTTAAAGGCTCCCATTCACGGGCGCGCGAATCCGCGGATTTGTCGTTGGCTCCACGGGTTGGTACGGCTCGGGGCTCGGCTTGCGGTGCGTGTAGTTATAGCCGCATGCCTCGGGTTTGCTAGAATGCGATCCAATGCTCGGTTTGTATAAAAGTTACTTCGGTGATGAACATACAAACCGAGCATTGGATCGCGTTGTAGCAAACCCGAGGCATGCCTCGCGGAGGCGTGCATCAGTTGGATACTCGGCTATTTTTATACATCTTTGTTTCTTTCTAAATGGGTGGCTTAACAGATGGCACTGACCACTTTCCTGCGTTCCTTGTTCATGGCCAGCGTGGTGTGTTCGCAGTAGAAGTCTGGCAGCAGCTGCTCGCTGGCGCCGGCCGGCTGCGCGCGCACGCCGCGCACGGCTCGCATGTCTGCCGTCGCGTTCGCGTTGCTGATTGGCGATGCCAACGCTATTGTTGTCTGAAATTGTGGAATAATTATGTGTGGGGATGTCTCACGCGGCCATCGTATCCCAAGCGAGGCAGAGCCGGTGCGTGTCGGGCAGCTGACATAggtatctacacagatacattatgataatacataattaccCAACACAAGTACaactaatatattatgtagcacatatatatatgtagcacatgctgagtctgAACCATTTCGCTATCACTGTGCACGACATGGAGATTGGCaaccataaaatattgtttatttatttaatgtataagCTGTGTACCTACcaaatttgtattgttatgTGATTTTCCATGTTGTGTATTCTTGAAGGCGAATAaactatttctttctttctttctttctttctttctaaatacacatacataacaCCCAGGACAAGtacaacaaatatttgcctcggccggggatcgaacccgggacctacGGCAGTCCAgttcactaaccactacactatTCGGTCGTATTGTTATATGAAATGGTTATTTATCAGTTATggtttttaatgattttaacAAAACTTATGTTATAAATTGTACTCACATCGTTGAGTAGCGGCGGCACAGCGGTGGTGAGATGCAGGTAGCAGTCGGCGGCTGCCTTCAGCTGCTCCAGCCGCTCCTCCTCCAGCGTCTCCAACATGCCGGCGCCCTTCACCACGCTCGTCTCCCATTCCAACCTGCCGACATTCATTATAACatagcataataatatgtagaagcgtccgtagtcgagatACCACTCgcactaggcctaaaacccttcctttattggaaggagacccgtgcctgTCGCTGTTTTGTCAGCAATTTCTATGATCGACTTTTTGATACGGAGAGGCAGGGGCTCGTACGTGAGACGTGATGAATGAAAATTAAtgaatgaatataataatgtgtggGAACATCTCACACGACCataagctaggcagagcctgtaatatgggtatcggagaGCTAATATATCTATATCttctataaatattaacacacaagacccgagtacaaatatctgtctttaaacaaatatcaattatttataagtccataataattatgctcaCCAAACAACCATTCGGCTGCCATTCGTCctgaatatatttaatatgcgTGCGGAGGCTTTGAAATGCGCAACTTGACGACCGAATTACTTTGAATTCTTAGATAAAGTGTGATCATAGTCCTACTTACTTAAACCTACAACCTACAACTCACCTAGCTCTTTCAGCGTGAACGCAAACGTTGTAGTACTCGATTTCAGTCTTCTTGACGGCGTCCTCTGTCTTCCTCTTCTTCACCTTTAGCTTGGCGACGTCCTTGTCTAGCACGGCGCAGGCGAGCCGCTCGGTGCGCGCCGACGCGAGCGTGGCGTGCGCGTGCGCGTGTGGTATGTGTCCCACGCTCGAGCTGCGCAACATCGCCTTGCTAAGGATAAACACACGCTTTGCAGAATAAGTCTgttaaaaactataatattaacGCTAACTTATGGAATATACGAGTGTATCAAGGGACTCTTCCACTTTTCaggttatatattttttaggaGTTTTAGCATTCTCTGTTTTGCATCACCAATCAAATCATATTCAATCTGTTAtgccttttttattattgtatattacTGTGAAAGCATGACAAAAATTGATAAAGGCTGGTGCAAACGAAAAGCCTCACAGttcacaaaacaaaacattgtAAACTATCAAAGTATACAAAATACTAATATTCGTAGAATAGCTCAACATTCGCggtaataaagtttaaaacaaTCGCATAGCTGAAGGATCCTTCTACTTTTAACAACGCTAGAGCCTTTGTTACCGGCAAGCATGCCGTCATTGTTAGAAATTAAGCTGTTATTTCATAACATTCACCTTCCATCGAGGCCTAGGTCCTGTAGTTTCTCGTTTTCCCTGGCCGCTGTGTGCGATAGCTTCTTGTTCTTGGCTTCCACCGTCCTCCACTCGGTCAGTGTCCGGGTCGTCTTGTCCACGTTACCCTCGATCTGAAAAACGACGGAATACAAAATTTGATGTTTGAAAAAAAGTTTGAATTTGTAACCCAGTACGCTAGGGCATTGAAAATCGAAACCCGGGTTCTTGGGTATAAGCACAGGCATGTATGACATGTTCGATGTTCGTGGGTAAAAGCATAATGAGAACCCAGGTTTTTCGTGATTTTTGGTATTTctgttataagtttttaaaaaacgaAGGAACAGTTGCACGCATGAGACTGCATTCATAGATCCATGAATTCTTATGAGCCCTACTGTACACAAAGTATGTACATCATTGACCATCTCGATCGCGGAGGCTTCGTAGTTAAAACTATCGACGTAATCATTCATATTATAGTGCTGTTTTTTAATCGCATTCACGGCAGCCGGCTTTGATGATTCGAACCGCTCTAAATTTTTATTCTTGACAAACTGTGCCACAAATAGGGATCATTTGGACTTCGAAAAGCGCGGTGTTTTGCAAAATTTAGTGAATATTTTACCTTTTTCCTAAGCTTTTGTTGGTTGTCGATAACATTTTTCATTGGTTTCACTAATTCTTCGTGGACGGCATTTGAGTAGtttctgtaaaaaataaataagtatgttaaattAGAACCATTCGTTACAAAAAAAGATGTAGTAcctactctttatttgtacaacaAAAGGGAGTTTAATTGCTTAAAGTGATTTCTTCCATAAAAGAAGCCATGCAAAATAC contains the following coding sequences:
- the LOC105388278 gene encoding nostrin yields the protein MNRETVTTKLQAGMDRWQNTFEDMMHLRSSNTHTFKDNYWAQTGFDELRRYVKQGSDFSKELATILQERVEAELYYSKCLSKLGAKLGKACRESVGSCVEAWKHVSIEMEKRAEIHRNYSNAVHEELVKPMKNVIDNQQKLRKKIEGNVDKTTRTLTEWRTVEAKNKKLSHTAARENEKLQDLGLDGSKAMLRSSSVGHIPHAHAHATLASARTERLACAVLDKDVAKLKVKKRKTEDAVKKTEIEYYNVCVHAERARLEWETSVVKGAGMLETLEEERLEQLKAAADCYLHLTTAVPPLLNDTTIALASPISNANATADMRAVRGVRAQPAGASEQLLPDFYCEHTTLAMNKERRKVALMKIQQLIKKDIDRERKTKQGLEKLSMAIQQTPTFGNDDSQQNVADKLYHIRSMLTYLEAIRCKITTTLNELDNRPPVKHPLSSHIQIIRDKQGLQHSILKVPPWLQTDYQNEVNKNLQPNYAALSKSVSGNEEKDRRDSVFSRASSKLRIDHLSFRRNSDTKSASAPTTPLSVTSPVPPPPLNGSTIDPQGLDVPPPESPLDWSERGAGDGLSNQQDSDFDEFSSQSDSSSDLPELKSADSADGAVVIKSIGKCRALYAYTPRLNDELNLSPGDIIDIHEKQDDGWWSGDLNGSVGIFPATYVEEITTCI